In Nicotiana tabacum cultivar K326 chromosome 17, ASM71507v2, whole genome shotgun sequence, one DNA window encodes the following:
- the LOC142171721 gene encoding uncharacterized protein LOC142171721 gives MDKNYHLGKSKRKSSSVTYSHHLHVEIFNIVIDLQLSELNSRFDAVNSNLLLGMTSLCSDNSFENYDKERIMKLATLYPHEFSGSKLEDLSFELDNYILFVKEDNDFSNLKGLGDLSETLVETDLYKTWRLVFLLVKLSLILHVATATVERAFSSMKYIKNDLCSRIGDEFLNDCLVCYIEDEVFESVPNDAIIDRFQNMITRRVQFLNMVYFKDSRLFSSNSQCLIISDHKGSKMETRLPVDRSLVDQYAATSWVPLRDPPYLTDWTLEYNSRPPKT, from the exons ATGGATAAGAACTATCATCTTGGAAAGTCAAAGCGTAAGAGTTCAAGTGTTACATATTCTCATCATTTGCATGTCGAAATTTttaatattgttattgatttgcAACTTTCGGAGCTTAACAGTCGTTTTGATGCGGTGAATAGTAATCTACTTCTTGGTATGACTAGTTTGTGTTCGGATAATTCTTTTGAAAATTATGATAAAGAGAGAATTATGAAACTTGCTACACTTTATCCTCATGAGTTTAGTGGTTCAAAGCTTGAAGATCTCAGTTTCGAGCTTGACAACTATATTCTCTTTGTGAAAGAAGACAATGATTTCTCTAACTTGAAAGGACTAGGAGATCTTTCAGAAACATTAGTTGAAACAGATTTGTACAAGACTTGGAGACTTGTGTTTTTGCTTGTGAAGTTAAGTCTGATATTGCATGTCGCTACTGCAACGGTAGAAAGAGCTTTTTCTTCAATGAAGTACATCAAAAATGACTTGTGTAGCAGAATTGGTGATGAATTTTTGAATGACTGTTTAGTTTGTTATATAGAAGATGAAGTATTTGAAAGTGTACCTAACGATGCGATTATTGATCGTTTTCAAAACATGATAACCCGTCGGGTACAATT TCTAAACATGGTTTACTTCAAAGACTCAAGACTTTTTTCCTCTAATTCGCAATGCCTTATTATTTCGGACCATAAGGGAAGCAAGATGGAGACAAGGTTACCAGTTGATAGGTCACTAGTCGACCAATATGCTGCAACTTCATGGGTACCTTTGAGGGACCCACCTTATTTGACAGACTGGACACTTGAATACAATAGTCGTCCTCCCAAGACATGA